Proteins from one Bos taurus isolate L1 Dominette 01449 registration number 42190680 breed Hereford chromosome 7, ARS-UCD2.0, whole genome shotgun sequence genomic window:
- the PCBD2 gene encoding pterin-4-alpha-carbinolamine dehydratase 2 isoform X4 — MSRVALQAEKMNHHPEWFNVYNKVQITLTSHDCGGLTKRDVKLAKFIEKAAASV; from the exons ATGTCCCGAGTTGCCCTACAGGCAGAGAAGATGAATCACCACCCGGAATGGTTCAATGTGTACAACAAG gTCCAGATAACGCTCACATCGCATGACTGTGGCGGACTGACCAAAAGAGATGTGAAACTGGCCAAGTTCATTGAAAAAGCAGCTGCTTCTGTGTGA